One Prinia subflava isolate CZ2003 ecotype Zambia chromosome 8, Cam_Psub_1.2, whole genome shotgun sequence DNA window includes the following coding sequences:
- the LOC134553962 gene encoding uncharacterized protein LOC134553962 — MKSHAVQSRTPVTFLQVHNTGININQPAQGRAWQHSSLRLGLPGLPASPSPPILTEHTSPERICTEKSLLYNPESFLLVSPSPPILTEHTTPEQICTESHFYTIQNHSSWPGHPSHPHSPHQPRADLHRKSLLYNPESFLLARPALPSSQTTPAQRGSAQKSHFYIIQNHSSWPGPALPSSQTTPAQRGSAQKSHFYTIQNHSSWPGQPSHPHRPHQPREDLHRKVTFIQSRIIPPGQASPPILTDHTAPERICTEWKCYTCSECTTSSFSVPVDLSSLPKCLYSFDYSQYIQVNQRHRSAN, encoded by the exons ATGAAGTCTCATGCAGTTCAGAGTAGGACCCCAGTTACATTTCTCCAAGTCCATAATACTGGCATCAATATTAATCAACCTGCCCAGGGCcgtgcctggcagcacagcagcctcaggctgggACTGCCGGGGCTCCcggccagccccagccctccca tcCTCACGGAGCACACCAGCCCAGAGAGGATCTGCACAGAAAAGTCACTTTTATATAATCCAGAATCATTCCTCCTggtcagccccagccctcccatCCTCACGGAGCACACCACCCCAGAGCAGATCTGCACGGAAAGTCACTTTTATACAATCCAGAATCATTCCTCCTGGCCAGGCCATCCCTCCCATCCTCACAGCCcacaccagcccagagcagatcTGCACAGAAAA TCACTTTTATATAATCCAGAATCATTCCTCCTGGCCAGGCCAGCCCTCCCATCCTCACAGACCACACCAGCCCAGAGAGGATCTGCACAGAAAAGTCACTTTTATATAATCCAGAATCATTCCTCCTGGCCAGGCCCAGCCCTCCCATCCTCACAGACCACACCAGCCCAGAGAGGATCTGCACAGAAAAGTCACTTTTATACAATCCAGAATCATTCCTCCTGGCCAGGCCAGCCCTCCCATCCTCACAGACCACACCAGCCCAGAGAGGATCTGCACAGAAAAGTCACTTTTATACAATCCAGAATCATTCCTCCTGGCCAGGCCAGCCCTCCCATCCTCACAGACCACACTGCCCCAGAGCGGATCTGCACGGAATGGAAATGTTACACCTGCAGTGAGTGCACTACCAGTTCATTCTCTGTACCTGTGGacctctcttctcttcccaaGTGCCTTTACTCCTTTGACTATTCACAATACATTCAAGTAAACCAAAGGCACAGAAGTGCAAACTAG